From the genome of Halobellus litoreus, one region includes:
- a CDS encoding alpha/beta fold hydrolase: protein MSATTPSTDTDASLLTTPTIESAYREVNGVRLHVVTAGEPDAPLVVLLHGHPDFWYGWRDQIGSLVEAGYRVVVPDQRGCNLSEAPDGIDAYRMSNLVADVRELIRSEGRESAHVVGHDFGAFVAWNVALREPTVVDRLGICNVPHPTVYRETLRSSLRQIARSWYVWFYQFPKLPEWLLRRNGMNNMVATLEVSSNEGTFDDEAIARYQAAWQHTGIEPRINWYRGFRRSERPPRNTVVQPTLICWGEDDVGLVPSMAERSLDYCETGRLRTFPDASHWVHHEREAVTDELLDHLS, encoded by the coding sequence ATGTCAGCCACGACTCCGTCCACAGACACTGACGCATCGCTGCTTACAACCCCTACCATCGAGTCCGCCTACCGGGAGGTAAACGGCGTCCGACTCCACGTCGTAACAGCCGGTGAACCTGACGCACCCCTCGTCGTCTTGTTACATGGTCACCCGGATTTCTGGTACGGGTGGCGCGACCAGATCGGTTCGCTCGTCGAAGCCGGCTACCGTGTGGTGGTCCCGGATCAGCGGGGTTGTAATCTGAGCGAGGCGCCCGACGGAATCGATGCCTACCGGATGTCGAATCTCGTCGCCGATGTCCGTGAATTAATCCGCAGTGAGGGACGCGAATCGGCCCACGTAGTCGGGCACGATTTCGGCGCGTTCGTCGCTTGGAACGTCGCTCTCCGTGAGCCGACGGTCGTCGATCGGCTCGGGATCTGCAACGTTCCGCACCCGACGGTGTATCGAGAGACGCTCCGCTCCAGTCTCCGCCAGATCGCCCGGAGTTGGTACGTCTGGTTCTACCAGTTCCCGAAGCTCCCCGAGTGGCTGCTGCGCCGGAACGGGATGAACAATATGGTTGCGACGCTCGAAGTGTCCTCGAATGAAGGAACGTTCGACGACGAAGCGATCGCACGGTACCAGGCAGCGTGGCAACACACTGGTATCGAGCCACGAATCAACTGGTACCGTGGCTTCCGGCGATCAGAGCGACCCCCGCGCAACACCGTGGTCCAGCCAACGCTGATCTGCTGGGGCGAAGACGACGTCGGACTCGTCCCGTCGATGGCCGAACGGAGTCTCGACTACTGTGAAACCGGGCGCCTCAGGACGTTTCCTGACGCGTCACATTGGGTGCACCACGAGCGCGAGGCAGTCACCGACGAACTACTTGATCACCTGTCGTGA
- a CDS encoding CopD family protein yields the protein MSLSQVVPLTIRTLHVLAMVLAVGGTAAGWYGFRDEPIGDLALARRYEWVFWAALGVLVLTGVGNLGSLGVPGPATDWGRTLTVKLSLVVAVLCVSAVRTLSLVHAGERTDVADSTDATDPADTTDPTDAPAPPAALHRHLGRLYGVTAVLLVVIVALAEVLAHG from the coding sequence ATGTCCCTGTCGCAAGTTGTCCCCCTTACGATTCGGACCCTCCACGTCCTGGCGATGGTCCTCGCCGTCGGCGGCACGGCCGCCGGCTGGTACGGCTTCCGTGACGAACCGATCGGCGACCTGGCGCTTGCCAGACGGTACGAGTGGGTCTTCTGGGCCGCGCTCGGCGTCCTGGTTCTGACTGGCGTCGGAAATCTCGGATCGCTCGGAGTTCCCGGGCCGGCGACGGATTGGGGCAGGACGCTCACGGTGAAACTCTCGCTCGTCGTCGCGGTGCTGTGCGTCTCGGCCGTCCGGACACTGAGTCTCGTTCACGCCGGAGAGCGGACGGACGTCGCGGACAGCACGGACGCTACCGACCCCGCGGACACCACCGATCCCACGGACGCCCCAGCGCCCCCGGCGGCCCTCCACCGACACCTCGGTCGTCTCTATGGGGTAACCGCCGTGCTCCTCGTCGTGATCGTCGCCCTCGCCGAGGTGCTGGCTCATGGGTGA
- a CDS encoding LURP-one-related/scramblase family protein: MSEPSAFESRAYDISTVDLDDDRYEVKQSAIRNKYVVRDSAGNVVLRGKQKLFKMKEEFPFVTGDGEDAFSVKAGGIMDIAGNYAITDAGTGEEIVVLDEDLSLFVENWTVRDPDTGESLATIRSKNKLLSALRHLISVANLVPNKYEIFDADGNHVGDIEGQFSLRDTYTVSIDDASNVPKEAVIAAACILDALENQ; encoded by the coding sequence ATGTCAGAGCCCTCCGCGTTCGAGTCCAGAGCCTATGACATCTCGACGGTCGATCTCGACGACGACCGATACGAGGTCAAACAGTCCGCCATCCGGAACAAGTACGTCGTCCGGGACAGCGCCGGCAACGTCGTCCTGCGAGGGAAGCAAAAACTGTTCAAGATGAAAGAGGAGTTCCCGTTCGTCACCGGCGACGGCGAGGACGCGTTCTCCGTGAAGGCAGGCGGCATTATGGACATCGCCGGGAACTACGCCATCACGGACGCCGGCACCGGTGAGGAGATCGTCGTCCTCGACGAAGACCTCTCGCTATTCGTGGAAAATTGGACGGTTCGAGACCCGGATACCGGCGAGTCGCTGGCGACTATTCGATCGAAGAACAAGCTCCTCTCGGCGCTCCGGCACCTCATCTCCGTCGCGAACCTCGTCCCGAACAAATACGAGATATTCGACGCCGACGGCAACCACGTCGGCGACATCGAGGGGCAGTTCTCCCTGCGGGACACGTACACGGTCAGCATCGACGACGCCAGCAACGTCCCGAAGGAAGCGGTGATCGCCGCCGCGTGCATCCTCGACGCCCTCGAAAACCAGTGA
- a CDS encoding ArsR/SmtB family transcription factor, which translates to MDEDGDDEILALLDDEYARAILAELTTEPMSVSELCAACDMSDPTAYRRLDRLAAADLVAEQQEIDPEGHHYKRYVATVGEVTVTFDDGSYDVAITETSEHPADRFTDLFEGLS; encoded by the coding sequence ATGGACGAGGACGGCGACGACGAGATCCTTGCGCTGCTCGACGACGAGTACGCGCGGGCCATCCTCGCCGAACTCACCACCGAACCGATGTCAGTCTCCGAACTCTGTGCGGCGTGTGATATGTCCGATCCGACGGCGTACCGCCGTCTCGATAGACTAGCGGCGGCTGACCTCGTCGCCGAACAGCAAGAGATCGACCCGGAGGGTCACCACTACAAGCGCTACGTGGCGACCGTCGGCGAGGTGACCGTCACGTTCGACGACGGTTCGTACGACGTCGCCATCACCGAGACGTCGGAACACCCGGCCGACCGATTCACCGACCTGTTCGAGGGGTTGTCCTGA
- a CDS encoding helix-turn-helix domain-containing protein codes for MRYLTVEIKPSNGGAFHPLGDKLTEAPGIDRRAIHHVELLADGTVVLLAEASGSQAQYEQIMDESPHVIEYLVAGDDRWMAVSQFDPTDEVRKALALQQESFLVVDTPIRFTSEDHLKITYLGTDDTFRKLFDYADELDSMAVDILEMGEYKADESSLSRLITTRQEEVLEAAVELGYYTEPRQASLEEVGDAIGISPGTVGEHLRKVEERVFSEIVR; via the coding sequence ATGCGGTATCTCACGGTGGAGATCAAACCAAGTAACGGAGGTGCATTCCACCCGCTCGGGGACAAGCTCACGGAGGCACCGGGCATCGACCGAAGAGCGATTCATCACGTTGAACTGCTGGCCGACGGGACCGTGGTGCTACTGGCCGAAGCGAGTGGCAGTCAAGCGCAGTACGAACAGATTATGGACGAATCCCCGCACGTGATCGAGTATCTCGTCGCCGGGGACGACCGTTGGATGGCTGTGAGTCAATTTGACCCGACCGACGAAGTCCGAAAGGCGCTGGCGCTCCAGCAAGAGTCGTTTCTTGTGGTTGACACCCCGATTCGCTTCACTTCCGAGGACCATCTCAAGATCACGTACCTCGGGACAGACGATACCTTCAGAAAACTGTTCGACTACGCCGACGAACTGGATTCGATGGCGGTCGACATTCTCGAGATGGGCGAGTACAAGGCTGACGAGTCGTCCCTCAGTCGGTTGATCACCACTCGCCAAGAAGAAGTCCTTGAGGCAGCCGTAGAGTTAGGGTATTACACCGAACCACGTCAGGCGTCACTCGAAGAGGTCGGGGATGCCATCGGGATCTCTCCAGGAACAGTGGGTGAACACCTTCGAAAAGTCGAAGAACGCGTCTTCAGCGAGATTGTCCGCTAA
- a CDS encoding class I SAM-dependent methyltransferase, producing the protein MQSKPIHDPTGQANRTQSEQTAREQSVPNGSKSADEIADAYADVADELARWRRLDQLVAGRYRRDHFWHASGRILDVACGTGRNFQYLPSASEVVGIDISDEMLTHARSELDRLDVEGTVQTMDAQAIDFPDDSFDTVVSSFSTCTFPDPMAALHEMERVCTSDGEILLLEHRHSDAAPLARLQDWRAESQYEKNGCRLTHNPLETVEQAGLTVESTSTSCFGLIATIEASPR; encoded by the coding sequence GTGCAATCGAAACCCATCCACGACCCGACAGGCCAGGCGAATCGAACACAGAGCGAGCAGACTGCGCGAGAACAGTCAGTACCAAACGGCTCGAAATCAGCCGACGAGATCGCCGACGCGTACGCAGACGTGGCTGACGAACTCGCTCGGTGGCGCCGACTCGACCAGTTGGTCGCTGGACGGTATCGTCGAGATCACTTCTGGCACGCGAGTGGGCGAATCCTTGATGTCGCCTGCGGGACCGGGCGGAATTTCCAGTACCTCCCGTCGGCAAGCGAGGTCGTCGGTATCGACATCAGCGATGAGATGCTCACCCACGCTCGTTCTGAACTCGACAGGCTCGATGTGGAAGGAACGGTTCAAACGATGGATGCCCAGGCGATCGACTTCCCTGACGACAGTTTCGACACCGTCGTCTCGTCGTTTTCCACGTGCACGTTCCCCGACCCGATGGCCGCGCTCCACGAAATGGAGCGCGTCTGCACATCCGACGGCGAGATACTACTACTCGAACACCGTCACAGCGACGCTGCGCCGCTCGCTCGGCTCCAGGATTGGCGGGCTGAATCCCAGTACGAGAAGAACGGTTGCCGACTAACCCACAACCCGCTAGAAACCGTCGAACAGGCCGGCCTCACCGTCGAGAGCACCTCAACATCGTGCTTCGGTCTCATCGCTACCATCGAGGCCTCACCGAGGTGA
- a CDS encoding DUF7562 family protein, with protein MTVPTSTSWRRDSDQQVTCIACGETIDRDAAREYDKQGDRWNRDDKEFEYLCKPCHRECCHQNRDGLEATLVAAGAGRTDRRTFLRQFCELIADDADQSRNES; from the coding sequence ATGACGGTGCCGACCTCCACATCGTGGCGGAGAGACTCCGATCAGCAAGTGACCTGTATCGCCTGCGGCGAGACGATCGACCGCGATGCTGCACGAGAATACGACAAACAGGGCGACCGCTGGAACCGTGACGACAAGGAGTTCGAATACCTCTGTAAACCCTGCCATAGAGAGTGCTGTCATCAGAACCGCGACGGACTGGAAGCGACACTCGTCGCGGCCGGTGCTGGCCGGACCGACCGACGGACGTTCCTCAGACAGTTCTGCGAACTCATAGCCGACGACGCGGATCAATCCCGGAACGAATCATAA
- a CDS encoding DUF7521 family protein has product MTPAGPLVGAVSPDSIALATRALTAVVGLFVAILAYRGFERNDAPQMRSLAIGVGLLTTGVFLTVTVVSGFGVGAGIVLFARGVVTVAGLCAVLFALLSE; this is encoded by the coding sequence GTGACTCCTGCCGGTCCCCTCGTCGGGGCGGTCTCTCCCGACAGCATCGCGTTGGCAACGCGCGCACTGACGGCCGTCGTCGGACTCTTCGTCGCGATACTGGCGTATCGAGGGTTCGAGCGCAACGATGCGCCGCAGATGCGCTCGCTCGCCATCGGGGTGGGGCTGTTGACTACCGGCGTCTTTCTCACTGTCACCGTGGTCAGCGGCTTCGGCGTCGGGGCGGGCATCGTCCTGTTCGCACGGGGAGTGGTAACTGTTGCCGGGCTGTGTGCCGTGTTGTTCGCGCTGCTCTCGGAGTGA
- a CDS encoding M48 family metalloprotease, giving the protein MIAAVLGLALLTVGFLIGVWGVFYGVLAAFGAGSPEYVATGIAALTLLAIGLFEYKQLDSIERVADARRVDSADAPTLYETATRVAAQLDVPVPTIAISDRRAPEALAVGFRPGNVHLVLSRGTLDALQGTEELEAVVAHELAHVKNRDAMVMTAVSLPVVLAEGLRSRVAAVDDPGWAAIVIVPLAAVSTVVGTVGRAITARLSRVRERAADRTAATVTGSPAALASALKRLDEDIADTPTRDLRDASGVSSLSILPLEPAELEKVMLGPEGETEPSYWWLRTRLHRLERWLFRTHPPTEERIETLSAAEYEQETSA; this is encoded by the coding sequence ATGATTGCCGCCGTCCTCGGGTTAGCACTCCTCACCGTCGGGTTTCTTATCGGTGTCTGGGGCGTGTTCTACGGCGTCCTCGCGGCTTTCGGTGCGGGGTCACCCGAGTACGTCGCCACTGGGATCGCCGCGCTGACGCTCCTAGCTATCGGGCTCTTCGAGTACAAACAGCTCGATTCGATCGAACGCGTCGCGGACGCCCGCCGCGTCGACAGTGCGGACGCGCCGACGTTGTACGAAACCGCCACCAGAGTAGCGGCGCAACTCGACGTTCCGGTGCCAACGATCGCGATCTCCGACCGGCGCGCCCCGGAGGCACTCGCCGTCGGATTCCGGCCGGGGAACGTGCACCTCGTACTGTCCCGCGGGACGCTCGACGCACTCCAGGGGACCGAGGAACTGGAAGCCGTCGTCGCTCACGAACTCGCACACGTCAAGAACCGCGACGCGATGGTGATGACGGCCGTGTCGCTCCCCGTCGTTCTCGCCGAGGGACTGCGATCCCGAGTCGCCGCTGTCGACGACCCGGGATGGGCCGCTATCGTCATCGTCCCGCTCGCCGCCGTCTCGACGGTCGTCGGGACGGTGGGACGAGCCATCACGGCTCGGCTCTCGCGAGTCAGAGAGCGCGCCGCGGACCGCACGGCGGCGACGGTGACCGGCTCTCCCGCGGCCCTGGCCAGCGCTCTCAAGCGGTTGGACGAGGACATCGCCGACACTCCGACCCGGGACTTGCGGGACGCTTCTGGGGTGTCGTCGCTGTCGATCCTGCCGCTCGAACCGGCGGAGCTCGAAAAGGTGATGCTCGGCCCGGAGGGCGAGACGGAGCCCTCCTACTGGTGGCTCCGAACGCGACTCCACCGACTCGAACGCTGGCTCTTTCGGACGCACCCGCCGACCGAGGAACGGATCGAGACGCTCTCCGCCGCCGAGTACGAGCAAGAGACGTCGGCGTGA
- a CDS encoding winged helix-turn-helix domain-containing protein, which yields MTGRRSPTDIFRLLADDTRVDILRAVAVAQYDLDQVDSGAAELAFSEIYDRVDVENSSKLSYHLGELAGTYLRKTDDGYSLSHAGERIVRFILAENYGSPESFGPEPIDGVCIFCGAEALEASLSHQFFRIDCTACEQQVAGQPITPAQVRTRGTDALVQSVKRRSAEDARLIRQRLCPECGAQLSVEVVEVPASALPEAASFVVRSTCGACLREYNSPLTYSAVYHPASIAFHWERGVDVTARGLWEFHEYVYEGRWTSEQVASDPDEYEVVLRHGEDAVRLYLDSTATVVRTERVRRENG from the coding sequence ATGACCGGACGTCGTTCGCCGACCGATATCTTTCGATTACTTGCCGACGATACTCGGGTCGATATTCTTCGCGCCGTCGCGGTTGCGCAGTACGATCTTGACCAGGTCGACTCGGGCGCTGCTGAGCTCGCGTTCTCTGAGATTTATGACCGTGTTGACGTGGAAAATAGCTCGAAGCTGTCGTACCACCTCGGGGAACTCGCTGGGACCTACCTGCGAAAAACCGACGACGGGTATTCGCTTTCGCACGCTGGTGAACGCATCGTTCGGTTTATTCTCGCTGAAAATTACGGTTCACCGGAGTCGTTCGGTCCGGAACCGATCGATGGGGTGTGTATCTTTTGTGGGGCGGAGGCGCTGGAAGCGAGTTTGTCGCATCAGTTTTTCCGAATCGACTGTACGGCGTGTGAGCAGCAAGTCGCTGGACAACCGATAACGCCCGCACAGGTCAGGACACGGGGAACCGACGCTCTCGTTCAGAGTGTCAAGCGACGAAGTGCGGAGGATGCCAGACTGATTCGACAACGGCTGTGTCCGGAGTGTGGCGCGCAACTCTCCGTGGAGGTGGTTGAGGTGCCTGCGAGTGCGTTGCCTGAGGCTGCTTCGTTTGTTGTGCGGAGTACCTGTGGCGCGTGTCTCCGGGAGTATAATAGCCCGTTGACGTATAGCGCCGTTTATCATCCGGCATCGATTGCGTTCCATTGGGAGCGCGGAGTTGACGTGACTGCCAGAGGGCTCTGGGAATTTCACGAATACGTATATGAGGGCCGGTGGACATCCGAACAGGTCGCGTCGGACCCCGACGAATACGAAGTCGTGTTGCGTCACGGGGAGGATGCAGTGAGACTCTATCTCGACTCGACTGCGACCGTGGTGCGGACGGAGCGCGTGCGACGCGAGAACGGTTGA
- a CDS encoding class I SAM-dependent methyltransferase — protein sequence MSLAEIKDSYAEYADWIHRFDWLAHLVTGRYRRTRFGDVDGKILDVACGTGTNFRYLPETVELVGIDISPEMLARAEDRLTELDTDGTLLQMDAQNLDFADDSFDAVISSLSTCTFPDPVAALREMSRVCKPEGTIRLVEHGRSDVRPIASYQEWRTDAHYAQTGCRWDQRPRDVVAEAGLTVQDTTTGLFGMITTFEIDPDGGDG from the coding sequence ATGTCGCTCGCGGAAATCAAGGACTCGTATGCCGAGTACGCTGACTGGATTCACCGATTCGACTGGCTGGCTCACCTCGTCACTGGCCGCTACCGCCGCACACGGTTCGGAGATGTTGACGGGAAAATCCTAGACGTCGCTTGTGGGACGGGAACGAACTTCCGGTATCTTCCAGAAACCGTTGAACTCGTCGGGATAGACATCAGTCCGGAAATGTTAGCACGTGCCGAAGACCGGCTTACAGAACTTGACACCGATGGCACGCTGTTACAGATGGATGCGCAGAATCTCGATTTTGCCGATGACAGTTTCGACGCAGTGATTTCGTCGCTGTCAACGTGTACATTCCCCGATCCAGTCGCCGCGCTCCGTGAGATGAGTCGTGTATGTAAGCCTGAGGGGACGATCCGCTTAGTCGAACACGGTCGAAGTGACGTGAGACCGATCGCAAGCTATCAGGAGTGGCGGACCGATGCTCACTACGCCCAGACCGGCTGTCGCTGGGATCAACGGCCACGTGACGTCGTCGCCGAGGCGGGCCTCACCGTCCAAGACACCACCACTGGATTATTCGGGATGATCACCACCTTCGAGATCGACCCGGACGGCGGTGATGGATGA
- a CDS encoding CPBP family intramembrane glutamic endopeptidase, translated as MTWPVWNDTHNRLRAPLRALLPLVGTFLALGIFQTAVRARFEHPVRELLELVGLAGILVAGIVVSARAVDRRPITEYGLSADRGWWRSLAVGGIVGTVVNAGALAVSLRAGWVSIVGYAHAPGVLPFVPATLVAFALVSVAAAWEEFVFRATMLKNLAEGGERFLERWSTVLLALLLSSLVFAALHGGKVEHLSQYGYYLLAGVVLGGVYVLTGELAVPIGFHTFYNYTMGLFGLGVSQSGPELVVLDLVGPDRWVGEEGLVHVVFAAVGGLLLLSYIRWREGNLSLHHGVTRWTPLGESAASSDEDE; from the coding sequence ATGACGTGGCCGGTCTGGAACGACACCCACAACCGCCTCCGTGCACCGTTGCGAGCGCTGCTCCCGCTCGTTGGAACGTTTCTCGCTCTCGGGATCTTCCAGACGGCTGTCAGAGCGCGGTTCGAGCATCCAGTCCGAGAACTACTCGAACTGGTCGGACTCGCCGGAATCCTCGTCGCCGGGATCGTCGTCAGCGCGCGAGCGGTCGACCGGCGACCGATCACAGAATACGGTCTGTCAGCCGATCGAGGGTGGTGGCGTTCGCTCGCCGTCGGCGGAATCGTCGGGACGGTCGTCAACGCTGGCGCACTCGCCGTGTCCCTTCGTGCCGGCTGGGTTTCTATCGTCGGATACGCACACGCACCGGGCGTCCTCCCGTTCGTCCCGGCCACGCTCGTGGCGTTCGCGCTCGTCTCCGTCGCCGCCGCGTGGGAGGAGTTCGTCTTCCGGGCGACGATGCTGAAAAACCTCGCAGAAGGGGGCGAGCGGTTCCTCGAACGGTGGTCGACGGTTCTCCTCGCCCTCCTCCTCAGTTCACTCGTCTTCGCAGCTCTCCACGGTGGAAAAGTCGAGCACCTCAGTCAGTACGGTTACTATCTGTTGGCCGGAGTGGTGCTCGGTGGGGTGTACGTCCTCACCGGCGAACTCGCGGTCCCGATCGGGTTTCATACGTTCTACAACTACACGATGGGGTTGTTCGGGCTCGGCGTCTCACAGAGCGGCCCCGAACTCGTCGTCCTCGATCTCGTCGGTCCGGACCGGTGGGTCGGCGAGGAGGGGCTCGTCCACGTGGTCTTTGCGGCCGTCGGTGGCCTGTTGCTCCTATCGTATATTCGCTGGCGAGAGGGGAACCTCAGCCTGCACCACGGAGTGACTCGCTGGACGCCGCTCGGCGAGTCTGCGGCGAGCAGTGACGAGGACGAATAG
- a CDS encoding ArsR/SmtB family transcription factor, producing the protein MARLLPTQTDASVERSGEPAVLTLDDDTTRDAIEALSSETAYEIFRLLNETPATPARIADHLDQSLQNSHYHLRNLEAAGLIEVTDTCYSEKGREMNVYVVADDPTLLFLGTENDRPTLKRAFKSFASLLGPPSILLAIGESISRLFTGE; encoded by the coding sequence ATGGCACGACTCCTCCCGACGCAGACGGACGCCTCGGTCGAACGGTCCGGCGAGCCCGCCGTACTCACGCTCGACGACGACACCACGCGCGACGCTATCGAGGCGCTCTCCTCGGAGACCGCCTACGAGATCTTCCGGCTGCTCAACGAGACGCCGGCGACGCCAGCCAGGATCGCCGATCACCTCGATCAGAGCCTCCAGAACAGCCACTACCACCTCCGCAATCTCGAAGCGGCCGGACTGATCGAAGTGACGGACACGTGTTACTCGGAGAAGGGACGGGAGATGAACGTCTACGTCGTCGCCGACGACCCGACGCTGCTCTTCCTCGGCACCGAGAACGATCGACCAACTCTCAAACGAGCGTTCAAGTCGTTCGCGTCGCTGCTCGGCCCGCCCTCGATACTGCTCGCGATCGGCGAATCGATCTCGCGTCTGTTCACCGGCGAGTGA
- a CDS encoding NADH-quinone oxidoreductase subunit D, with amino-acid sequence MSQHHRPPARQSPAEAVSALLTDVIVGRETHENAPAVVIRADRVQSVLSTLRSVAGFDHCSCVTAQEYEDRFETIYHLTSYDDRTRELSVVVPTAKDDPVSDSAASVYRTAAWHEREAYDLVGIEYEDHPDLRRILLPETWQGHPLSLDYDQTRPQIVPLSEHANPLQEDHREGPDTMHVNIGPHHPSTHGVLHLNVELNGETIADVEPDIGYIHRCEEQMCQQGTYRHQIMPYPDRWDWGGAGLLNEWAYARVIEDLAGIDVPEYAQVVRTMSAELSRILSHLLFTAMYALDVSGEFNGTFMYGFRDREVVQDLLEDLTGQRMMFNFFRVGGVAWDLPEPRGEFLENVRAFTNELPRKLTEYHDLLTSNEVFQARCVDTGELPPAVAKQYGATGPVARASGIDYDLRRDDPYGHYDRLEWNVITRDGCDNFARVLVRLQEIEESATIVDQCVDLLSDWPDADRTCQANVPRTLKPTGECYRAVEGAKGELGIYIRADGTDTPARFKIRGPSFSNLSALPAMAEDEYVADLVATLGSLDTIMGEVDR; translated from the coding sequence ATGTCTCAGCATCACCGCCCGCCCGCCCGGCAGTCCCCGGCTGAGGCGGTCTCCGCCCTCCTAACCGACGTCATCGTCGGTCGTGAAACGCACGAGAACGCCCCTGCGGTCGTGATCCGCGCTGACCGAGTGCAGAGCGTCCTCTCGACGCTTCGCTCGGTGGCGGGATTCGATCACTGTTCGTGTGTGACCGCCCAGGAGTACGAAGACCGCTTCGAGACGATCTATCACCTCACCAGCTACGATGATCGGACACGCGAGTTGTCAGTCGTCGTCCCGACAGCGAAGGACGACCCCGTGAGCGATTCAGCGGCCTCAGTCTACCGGACTGCTGCGTGGCACGAACGTGAGGCCTACGACCTGGTCGGTATCGAGTACGAGGATCACCCGGACCTGCGGCGGATTCTGCTGCCGGAGACGTGGCAAGGACATCCGTTGTCGCTGGACTACGATCAGACACGGCCCCAGATCGTGCCGTTGTCCGAACACGCGAACCCGCTACAGGAAGATCATCGTGAGGGCCCCGACACGATGCACGTCAACATCGGACCGCACCACCCATCGACTCACGGTGTCCTTCATTTAAACGTCGAACTGAACGGAGAGACGATCGCCGACGTTGAGCCGGATATCGGGTACATCCACCGGTGTGAGGAGCAGATGTGCCAGCAGGGGACCTACCGCCATCAGATTATGCCGTACCCCGACCGCTGGGACTGGGGCGGTGCGGGTCTCCTGAACGAGTGGGCCTACGCACGCGTCATCGAAGACTTAGCCGGGATCGACGTCCCCGAGTACGCTCAAGTCGTCCGAACGATGAGCGCCGAATTATCCCGAATTCTCTCGCACCTGTTATTCACGGCGATGTACGCATTGGACGTCAGCGGCGAGTTCAATGGCACCTTTATGTACGGTTTTCGGGACCGGGAAGTCGTCCAGGATCTCCTGGAGGACCTGACCGGACAGCGGATGATGTTCAACTTCTTCCGGGTCGGTGGCGTCGCGTGGGACTTGCCCGAGCCGCGCGGGGAGTTCCTCGAAAACGTCCGGGCCTTCACCAACGAGTTGCCGCGGAAACTCACCGAGTATCACGACCTCCTGACGAGCAACGAAGTCTTCCAGGCCAGATGTGTCGACACCGGCGAGCTCCCACCGGCAGTCGCAAAGCAGTATGGAGCCACCGGGCCAGTCGCTCGCGCCTCCGGTATCGATTACGACCTCCGACGTGACGACCCGTACGGCCACTACGACCGTCTCGAATGGAACGTCATCACCCGTGACGGCTGCGACAACTTCGCCCGCGTGCTCGTTCGACTGCAAGAAATCGAAGAATCAGCAACCATCGTCGATCAGTGCGTCGATCTGCTCTCAGACTGGCCGGACGCGGACCGGACCTGCCAAGCCAACGTACCGCGGACGTTGAAACCGACCGGGGAGTGTTACAGGGCCGTCGAGGGCGCGAAAGGCGAACTCGGAATCTACATCCGCGCAGACGGAACCGACACGCCCGCACGGTTCAAAATCCGTGGACCGTCGTTCTCGAACCTATCGGCGCTGCCGGCGATGGCGGAAGACGAGTACGTCGCCGATCTCGTCGCAACACTGGGTAGTCTCGACACGATTATGGGGGAGGTCGATCGATGA
- a CDS encoding PRC-barrel domain-containing protein encodes MTTDGTKLGTPENITLKPTTGEIEFLCVDPSGKGSAEFPRMENGQVVVSIERVETAQEYLIVNAP; translated from the coding sequence ATGACAACTGACGGGACGAAACTTGGAACGCCCGAAAACATCACACTGAAACCTACCACGGGTGAAATCGAATTTCTCTGCGTCGATCCGAGCGGCAAGGGGTCAGCCGAATTCCCACGAATGGAGAATGGCCAGGTGGTCGTCTCCATAGAGAGAGTCGAAACAGCACAAGAGTACCTCATCGTGAATGCCCCGTAG